In Lysinibacillus sp. FSL M8-0337, the following proteins share a genomic window:
- a CDS encoding class I SAM-dependent methyltransferase, translated as MKQNIYDNNTFFRKYQEIRAREHNYNILLEQPNFLTLLPTLKNKIVLDIGCGVGDFAVYCLELGAKYVTGIDISSNMIAHAKTHHVYDNLLFEQVAFEEMKVPEGTIDFISSSLAFHYIADFQLLIKKISTALCEGGILLFSIEHPIVSANMGKDNWITTAEGNLLYFAIDNYQLEGLRTQHWLVDNVVKYHRTLSTIINTLIEHGLQIEKMVEPIPTKDAVSNLPNLNKEFRRPSFLIIRAKKILKNNHQNVSI; from the coding sequence ATGAAACAGAATATATATGATAACAATACGTTCTTTAGAAAATATCAAGAAATACGAGCACGAGAACATAATTATAATATTTTACTGGAACAACCCAATTTTTTGACATTACTACCGACACTTAAAAATAAAATCGTATTAGATATCGGATGTGGTGTAGGAGATTTTGCCGTTTATTGTCTTGAGCTCGGTGCAAAATACGTTACAGGAATTGATATTTCTTCCAATATGATTGCACATGCAAAAACACATCATGTTTATGACAATCTATTGTTTGAACAGGTTGCATTTGAAGAGATGAAAGTGCCCGAGGGAACCATTGATTTTATAAGTAGTTCTTTAGCTTTTCACTATATTGCAGACTTTCAGTTACTTATAAAGAAAATCAGTACCGCATTATGTGAAGGTGGAATTTTGTTATTTTCAATAGAGCATCCAATTGTAAGTGCTAATATGGGAAAAGACAATTGGATAACCACTGCAGAAGGAAACTTACTATATTTTGCAATAGATAATTATCAGTTGGAAGGCTTACGTACGCAACATTGGTTAGTTGACAATGTTGTGAAGTATCACCGTACACTATCAACTATTATAAATACGCTGATTGAACATGGCTTACAAATCGAAAAAATGGTGGAGCCAATACCAACTAAAGATGCAGTAAGTAATTTACCAAATTTAAACAAAGAATTTCGGCGACCTTCGTTTTTAATTATAAGAGCCAAAAAAATATTGAAGAATAATCACCAAAATGTAAGTATCTAA
- the hemL gene encoding glutamate-1-semialdehyde 2,1-aminomutase, translated as MNTQQSTEAFEIAKQLMPGGVNSPVRAFQSVGIDPIFISHGIGSKIYDIDGNRYIDYILSWGPLIHGHADKDVASALLEAIKKGTSFGLPTLQENKLAQLITTRIPSIEKIRMVNSGTEATMSAIRLARGFTGKNIIVKFEGNYHGHSDHLLVKAGSGIATLGLPDCPGVPLEITKNTISVPYNNIEALSSVFHTYGSEIAAVIVEPFAGNMAGIPADPEFLQTIRLFTSKYGALFILDEVMTGFRIAYHSAQGLYNIQPDLTCLGKIIGGGMPVGAYGGRKEIMNLIAPEGNIYQAGTLSGNPIAMVAGYTTINKLTYDSYNYIEELSDRLIQGLSTVASKSNISLMTTKAGTMIGLSFTDKPLQNFDDARKIDSEMFRHFYVEMLKQGILLPPSQYESIFLSTAHSIHDIDQTINAADIAFQRMSAFL; from the coding sequence ATCAATACACAGCAATCAACAGAAGCCTTCGAAATAGCAAAACAACTAATGCCTGGTGGTGTAAACAGTCCAGTAAGAGCATTTCAATCCGTTGGTATTGATCCGATTTTTATTAGTCATGGAATCGGATCAAAAATATATGATATTGATGGGAATAGGTATATAGATTATATCCTTTCCTGGGGCCCATTAATTCATGGACATGCAGATAAGGATGTTGCTAGTGCATTACTGGAAGCAATAAAAAAGGGGACCAGTTTTGGATTGCCCACTTTGCAAGAAAATAAGCTAGCACAATTAATCACTACTCGAATTCCGTCCATAGAGAAGATTAGAATGGTTAACTCTGGTACAGAGGCAACAATGAGTGCTATTCGGCTAGCTAGAGGTTTTACAGGCAAAAATATAATTGTTAAATTTGAAGGAAACTATCATGGACACAGTGATCATCTATTAGTAAAAGCTGGTTCAGGAATAGCAACATTAGGTCTTCCTGATTGTCCAGGTGTACCGTTAGAAATTACAAAAAACACGATATCCGTTCCGTATAACAATATTGAAGCACTTAGTAGTGTATTTCATACATATGGTTCAGAAATTGCAGCGGTAATAGTAGAACCATTTGCAGGTAATATGGCAGGCATACCTGCTGACCCCGAATTTCTACAGACAATACGTTTGTTCACTTCAAAATATGGAGCGCTATTTATTCTTGATGAGGTAATGACTGGTTTTCGCATTGCTTATCACTCTGCTCAAGGGCTTTATAACATTCAGCCTGACTTAACGTGCTTAGGGAAGATAATCGGTGGAGGCATGCCCGTTGGCGCATATGGCGGCAGAAAAGAAATTATGAACCTGATTGCACCGGAAGGCAATATTTATCAAGCTGGTACTTTATCGGGTAATCCAATCGCGATGGTAGCAGGATATACTACAATAAATAAATTAACCTATGATAGTTACAACTATATTGAAGAGCTATCAGATCGACTTATTCAAGGATTATCAACAGTTGCCAGTAAATCCAATATATCGCTGATGACAACTAAAGCTGGAACAATGATTGGCTTGTCCTTTACAGATAAACCTTTACAAAATTTTGATGATGCGCGCAAAATAGATTCAGAGATGTTTCGTCATTTCTATGTTGAAATGCTGAAACAAGGGATACTTTTACCCCCTTCACAATATGAAAGCATCTTTTTATCGACTGCCCATTCCATACATGATATTGATCAAACGATTAATGCTGCAGATATAGCTTTCCAACGAATGTCAGCGTTTCTTTAG
- a CDS encoding pyridoxamine 5'-phosphate oxidase family protein has protein sequence MVEVRYKVREVLDQNKINVFLKQARIGYLGMADGHLPYVVPLNFVWTNGMLYFHGATGGRRNQVMDENQEVCFTVCEEYGTITNPVPAKTDTAYMSVIVFGKAQPIDDLDEATHMLQEMLNKYVPGYYNRPLSEQHVDKYRSAVFGGPVQVYRINPQQMTAKENPIEIGQMFKI, from the coding sequence ATGGTTGAGGTACGTTACAAAGTAAGAGAAGTATTAGATCAAAACAAAATTAATGTATTTTTGAAGCAAGCTCGAATTGGGTATTTAGGAATGGCTGACGGTCATTTGCCTTATGTTGTTCCACTTAACTTTGTTTGGACAAATGGGATGCTCTATTTCCACGGAGCTACTGGCGGAAGACGCAATCAAGTTATGGATGAAAATCAGGAAGTCTGCTTTACAGTATGCGAAGAATATGGAACGATTACTAATCCAGTGCCCGCAAAGACGGACACTGCGTATATGAGCGTCATCGTTTTTGGGAAGGCTCAACCCATCGACGATTTGGATGAAGCTACACATATGTTGCAAGAGATGCTGAATAAATATGTGCCTGGTTATTATAATCGTCCTTTATCCGAGCAACATGTGGACAAATATCGTTCAGCTGTTTTCGGTGGCCCAGTTCAAGTTTATCGGATTAATCCACAACAAATGACCGCGAAAGAAAATCCAATTGAAATAGGGCAAATGTTTAAAATATAA
- a CDS encoding benzoate/H(+) symporter BenE family transporter produces MNTTSVSLRLRDLLSPTIAAFISVLVNYGGTFILVFQAAKVAGLSPEMTASWIWSISIGVGVTGIWLSYRYREPIITAWSTPGVAFLVSALAVTSYPEAIGAYIISAVAFVFLGLSGMFERFVQLIPPGIASGLLAGILLQFGISAFGGAKVDPLLVIVLFTAYILLRRFTSRYAIVGILVIGLIYLISMGKVDFSNVELVIASPVFVVPEFSLHALLGVALPLFIITLTGQYMPGMLVLRNDGFKTSANPILIVTGLGSLLTAPFGSHAFNIAAITAAICTGKDAHEDSTKRYIAGIVCGIFYIIVGIFGVTLAALFLILPATFIATLAGLALLGTIGSSLANALTNPNGREIALITFLATAANVTLLGVGGAFWGLVAGLGAHLLINVQFLKKPQNMNGAPQK; encoded by the coding sequence ATGAATACAACATCCGTTTCACTGCGTTTGCGTGATTTGCTATCACCCACCATAGCTGCTTTTATATCTGTGTTAGTAAACTATGGAGGTACTTTTATCTTGGTGTTTCAGGCTGCCAAGGTTGCTGGCCTGAGTCCTGAAATGACTGCTTCATGGATATGGTCGATTTCCATCGGTGTGGGAGTAACTGGTATTTGGTTAAGTTATCGATACCGCGAACCGATTATTACAGCTTGGTCAACACCAGGTGTGGCATTTCTTGTTTCCGCTTTGGCGGTCACTTCTTATCCTGAAGCAATTGGCGCATATATCATTTCTGCTGTAGCATTTGTTTTTTTAGGATTATCTGGAATGTTCGAACGTTTTGTCCAGCTTATTCCACCAGGCATCGCTTCAGGACTTTTGGCAGGTATTTTATTGCAGTTTGGTATTTCGGCCTTTGGTGGTGCGAAAGTTGATCCTTTACTTGTAATTGTCCTATTTACTGCGTATATCCTATTAAGACGATTTACATCTCGCTATGCAATTGTCGGTATCTTAGTAATTGGATTGATTTATTTGATAAGTATGGGCAAGGTAGATTTCAGCAATGTCGAATTGGTCATTGCTTCTCCAGTATTTGTTGTTCCAGAGTTTTCTCTTCATGCCTTATTAGGCGTTGCTTTGCCGCTTTTTATTATTACCTTGACGGGACAATATATGCCAGGAATGTTAGTGTTGCGAAATGATGGATTTAAAACGAGTGCGAATCCGATTTTAATTGTAACTGGATTGGGTTCGCTCCTAACAGCACCATTTGGATCACATGCGTTTAACATTGCCGCAATTACAGCCGCAATTTGTACTGGAAAAGACGCTCATGAGGATTCAACGAAACGCTATATTGCAGGTATTGTCTGTGGTATTTTTTATATAATTGTTGGAATTTTTGGGGTAACGTTGGCTGCATTGTTTTTAATTCTTCCTGCAACGTTTATTGCCACATTAGCTGGATTAGCATTGCTCGGTACAATTGGTAGTAGCCTTGCTAATGCTTTAACAAATCCGAACGGACGCGAAATTGCACTCATTACTTTTTTGGCAACTGCCGCAAATGTTACATTACTTGGCGTAGGAGGGGCATTTTGGGGGCTTGTAGCTGGTTTAGGAGCACATTTATTAATTAATGTTCAATTTCTTAAAAAACCACAAAATATGAATGGGGCACCACAAAAATAG
- a CDS encoding gamma-type small acid-soluble spore protein: MNNQNKTDVNQVKQQIQQAEANKLQASGSANAMDVEFGNEMDINQIKQQIQQAEANKKFASGRFANENNSK; encoded by the coding sequence ATGAACAATCAAAATAAAACTGATGTTAATCAAGTAAAACAGCAAATTCAACAAGCAGAAGCGAACAAATTACAAGCTTCTGGTTCAGCGAATGCAATGGATGTAGAATTTGGAAATGAAATGGACATAAATCAAATTAAACAACAAATCCAACAAGCAGAAGCAAACAAAAAATTTGCTTCTGGTCGTTTTGCAAACGAAAACAATTCAAAATAA